One Cervus canadensis isolate Bull #8, Minnesota chromosome 13, ASM1932006v1, whole genome shotgun sequence DNA segment encodes these proteins:
- the MTARC1 gene encoding mitochondrial amidoxime-reducing component 1, which translates to MGAAGSSALARPGLSAPPGPRWLGVAALGLAAVALGAVTWRRARSRRRRRLQQVGTVSELWIYPVKSCKGVSVDAAECTALGLRSGHLRDRFWLVINKEGNMVTARQEPRLVLISLTCEGDALTLSAAYTKDLQLPIKTPTTNVVLKCRVHGLEIEGRDCGEAAAQWITNFLKTQPYRLVHFEPHMQLRNSHQVEDAFRPTDQIPYSDASPFLILSEASLADLNSRLEKKVKTANFRPNIVISGCGVFAEDSWNELLIGDVELKRVMACSRCILTTVDPDTGVMSRKEPLETLKSYRLCDPSERKLYGKSPLFGQYFVLENPGTIHVGDPVYLLGQE; encoded by the exons ATGGGCGCCGCCGGCTCCTCGGCTCTGGCCCGCCCGGGCCTCTCCGCGCCGCCCGGGCCCCGCTGGCTGGGGGTGGCCGCCCTAGGACTGGCGGCGGTGGCGCTGGGAGCCGTCACCTGGCGCCGCGCGCGGTCCAGGCGGCGCCGGCGGCTGCAGCAGGTGGGCACGGTGAGCGAGCTGTGGATCTACCCGGTCAAGTCCTGCAAGGGCGTGTCGGTGGACGCGGCCGAGTGCACGGCCCTGGGGCTGCGCAGCGGCCACCTGCGGGACAG GTTTTGGCTTGTGATCAACAAAGAGGGGAACATGGTCACAGCGCGACAGGAGCCCCGCTTGGTCCTGATCTCCCTGACCTGTGAGGGTGACGCGCTGACCCTCAGTGCGGCCTACACCAAGGACCTGCAGCTGCCCATCAAGACGCCCACCACAAATGTGGTGCTCAAGTGCAG AGTGCACGGCTTGGAGATCGAGGGCAGAGACTGTGGCGAGGCCGCGGCCCAGTGGATAACAAACTTCCTGAAGACGCAGCCCTACCGCCTGGTGCACTTTGAACCCCACATGCAACTGAGAAATTCTCACCAAGTAGAAGACGCATTCCGACCCACGGACCAG ATCCCGTACTCAGATGCCAGTCCCTTCTTGATCCTTTCCGAGGCATCGTTGGCAGATCTCAACTCCAGGCTAGAGAAGAAAGTTAAAACAGCTAACTTCAGGCCCAATATCGTAATTTCAGGCTGTGGTGTCTTTGCAGAG GACTCATGGAATGAGCTTCTTATTGGTGACGTGGAACTGAAAAGGGTGATGGCTTGCTCCAG gtgCATTTTAACCACAGTGGACCCGGATACCGGTGTCATGAGCAGGAAGGAGCCACTGGAGACCCTGAAGAG TTATCGCCTGTGTGACCCTTCTGAACGAAAGTTATATGGAAAATCACCCCTCTTTGGACAGTATTTTGTTCTGGAAAACCCAGGGACCATCCACGTGGGAGACCCTGTGTACCTGCTCGGCCAAGAATAG